A region of Bacillus cabrialesii DNA encodes the following proteins:
- a CDS encoding rhodanese-like domain-containing protein — protein sequence MSNMIVLIIFAAFIVYMIASYVYQQRIMKTLTEEEFRAGYRKAQLIDVREPNEFEGGHILGARNIPLSQLKQRKNEIRPDKPVYLYCQNSVRSGRAAQTLRKNGCTEIYNLKGGFKKWGGKIKAKN from the coding sequence TTGTCTAATATGATCGTTTTGATTATTTTTGCTGCGTTTATCGTCTATATGATTGCTTCGTATGTTTATCAGCAGCGAATTATGAAAACACTTACCGAAGAAGAATTCCGCGCTGGTTACCGCAAAGCGCAGCTTATTGACGTTCGTGAACCAAATGAGTTTGAGGGCGGACATATTTTAGGCGCCCGCAACATTCCGCTTTCCCAGCTGAAACAGAGAAAAAACGAAATCCGTCCGGACAAGCCTGTCTACCTGTACTGCCAAAACAGTGTCCGCAGCGGACGCGCGGCACAAACCCTGCGCAAAAATGGCTGCACTGAGATTTACAACTTAAAAGGCGGCTTTAAAAAATGGGGCGGAAAGATTAAAGCGAAGAACTAA
- the gcvPB gene encoding aminomethyl-transferring glycine dehydrogenase subunit GcvPB has protein sequence MSNQDQAFIFELSREGRIGYSLPELDVPDIELEDLLSDTYIRDEDAELPEVSELDIMRHYTALSKRNHGVDSGFYPLGSCTMKYNPKINEKIARIPGFAAIHPLQDEDTVQGALELLYDLSKHLEEITGMDEVTLQPAAGAHGEWTGLMMIRAYHEARGDFKRTKVIVPDSAHGTNPASATVAGFETVMVKSNENGLVDLEDLKRAVNEETAALMLTNPNTLGLFEEQITEMADIVHEAGGKLYYDGANLNAVLSKARPGDMGFDVVHLNLHKTFTGPHGGGGPGSGPVGVKKELIPYLPKPVLIKKEGRFTFDYDRPHAIGRVKPYYGNFGINVRAYTYIRSMGPDGLKAVTENAVLNANYMMRKLAPYYDLPFDRHCKHEFVLSGKRQKKLGVRTLDIAKRLLDFGYHPPTIYFPLNVEECIMIEPTETESKETLDAFIDAMIQIAKEAEETPELVQEAPHTTIVKRMDETKAARQPVLRYEKNINGELVK, from the coding sequence ATGAGTAATCAGGATCAGGCATTTATATTTGAGCTTTCCAGAGAAGGCCGTATTGGCTACAGTCTGCCGGAGCTTGATGTACCGGACATCGAATTGGAGGACCTCTTGTCAGACACCTATATTCGTGACGAGGACGCAGAGCTCCCGGAGGTGTCCGAGCTGGATATCATGCGCCATTATACAGCGCTGTCCAAACGTAATCACGGGGTGGATTCCGGTTTTTACCCGCTCGGTTCCTGCACGATGAAATACAATCCGAAAATAAATGAAAAAATCGCGCGCATTCCCGGATTTGCTGCGATTCATCCTCTTCAGGATGAGGACACGGTGCAAGGCGCTTTAGAGCTTTTATATGATTTAAGCAAGCACCTTGAGGAAATTACGGGAATGGATGAGGTCACGCTTCAGCCCGCTGCCGGGGCGCACGGCGAATGGACGGGGCTGATGATGATCCGGGCTTATCATGAAGCGCGCGGTGATTTCAAGCGGACGAAGGTCATTGTTCCTGATTCCGCGCACGGGACGAATCCTGCTTCAGCGACAGTAGCAGGCTTTGAAACGGTTATGGTGAAATCAAATGAAAATGGGCTTGTTGATCTGGAGGATTTAAAAAGAGCTGTGAATGAAGAAACTGCGGCGCTTATGCTGACGAATCCGAACACGCTCGGCTTATTTGAGGAACAGATCACCGAGATGGCGGACATTGTTCACGAAGCGGGTGGAAAGCTGTACTATGACGGCGCTAATTTAAATGCGGTTTTAAGCAAGGCGAGACCGGGAGATATGGGGTTTGACGTGGTGCATCTCAACTTGCATAAAACATTCACCGGCCCTCATGGCGGGGGAGGCCCCGGCTCAGGCCCTGTCGGCGTAAAAAAAGAGCTGATTCCTTATTTGCCAAAACCAGTTTTAATCAAAAAAGAAGGCCGTTTTACGTTTGATTATGACCGCCCTCATGCGATCGGCCGTGTGAAGCCGTATTACGGCAACTTCGGCATTAACGTCAGAGCGTATACGTACATCCGTTCCATGGGGCCTGACGGGCTAAAAGCCGTTACAGAGAACGCAGTGTTAAACGCCAACTATATGATGAGAAAGCTTGCGCCTTATTACGACCTTCCGTTTGACCGTCATTGCAAACATGAATTTGTATTGTCAGGGAAGCGGCAGAAAAAGCTGGGCGTGCGTACGCTTGATATTGCAAAACGCTTGTTGGATTTCGGCTATCATCCGCCTACGATTTATTTCCCGCTTAATGTTGAAGAATGCATCATGATCGAGCCAACGGAGACGGAATCAAAGGAAACACTGGATGCGTTTATCGATGCTATGATCCAAATTGCGAAAGAAGCAGAGGAAACCCCGGAGCTTGTACAGGAGGCACCGCATACCACAATCGTGAAAAGAATGGATGAAACAAAAGCGGCGAGACAGCCTGTTCTTAGATACGAGAAAAATATAAACGGCGAACTGGTAAAATAA
- the gcvPA gene encoding aminomethyl-transferring glycine dehydrogenase subunit GcvPA has translation MKHRYLPATEKDKQEMLAAIGVSGIDELFADIPENVRYKKEYQIKKAKSETELTKELTKLASKNCDTLQYASFLGAGVYDHYQPVIVDHVISRSEFYTAYTPYQPEISQGELQAIFEFQTMICELTGMDIANSSMYDGGTALAEAAMLASGHTKKKKIVVSKTVHPESREVLKTYAKGQYIEVVEVPAADGVTDLEALRQTVCEDTAAVIVQYPNFFGRVEPLKDIEPIAHQGKSMFIVSANPLALGLLTPPGKFQADIVVGDAQPFGIPSAYGGPHCGFFAVTKKLMRKVPGRLVGQTEDENGKRGFVLTLQAREQHIRREKATSNICSNQALNALAASVAMTALGKNGVKEIARQNLLKASYAKQEAKKAGLTVMFDGQMFNEFVIKLDDSVKAVNRRLLAKGIIGGYDLGLTYRELDCHMLIAVTELRTKEEIDALIQELGDRHE, from the coding sequence ATGAAGCACCGTTATTTGCCCGCAACAGAAAAGGATAAACAGGAAATGCTTGCGGCCATCGGCGTAAGCGGCATCGATGAATTATTTGCTGATATACCGGAAAACGTCAGATATAAAAAAGAGTATCAAATCAAAAAAGCGAAATCAGAAACGGAATTAACAAAAGAACTGACAAAGCTGGCCTCAAAAAATTGTGATACCCTGCAATACGCATCTTTCTTGGGAGCGGGTGTATATGACCATTATCAGCCTGTCATTGTGGATCATGTCATATCACGCTCCGAGTTTTATACGGCATATACGCCTTATCAGCCGGAAATTTCACAAGGGGAGCTTCAGGCCATTTTCGAATTCCAAACGATGATTTGTGAACTGACAGGAATGGATATCGCCAACTCCTCTATGTATGATGGCGGAACAGCCTTGGCGGAAGCGGCCATGCTTGCTTCAGGCCACACGAAAAAGAAAAAAATCGTTGTGTCAAAAACCGTGCACCCTGAATCGAGAGAAGTACTGAAAACATACGCGAAAGGCCAGTATATTGAAGTCGTTGAGGTTCCCGCTGCAGATGGCGTTACCGATCTTGAAGCTCTGCGCCAAACCGTTTGCGAGGACACAGCCGCAGTGATCGTTCAATACCCGAACTTTTTTGGGCGGGTCGAGCCGTTAAAAGATATTGAGCCTATCGCTCATCAAGGGAAATCCATGTTTATTGTATCAGCCAACCCGCTTGCGTTAGGCCTCCTCACTCCGCCGGGCAAGTTTCAGGCAGATATCGTTGTCGGCGATGCGCAGCCTTTCGGTATTCCTTCAGCATACGGCGGCCCGCATTGCGGCTTTTTTGCCGTCACCAAAAAATTAATGAGAAAGGTGCCTGGACGCCTCGTCGGACAAACGGAAGACGAAAACGGAAAAAGAGGATTTGTGCTTACCCTGCAAGCCAGGGAGCAGCATATCCGCCGGGAAAAAGCGACATCAAATATATGCTCGAACCAAGCTCTAAATGCGCTGGCAGCTTCAGTGGCCATGACAGCTCTCGGGAAAAACGGCGTAAAAGAAATCGCCCGCCAAAATCTTCTAAAAGCCAGCTATGCAAAGCAAGAAGCAAAAAAAGCGGGCCTTACCGTTATGTTTGATGGACAGATGTTTAATGAATTTGTCATCAAACTGGATGATTCCGTGAAAGCTGTGAATCGGCGTTTGCTGGCCAAAGGCATCATCGGCGGATATGATCTTGGGCTGACGTATCGGGAGCTGGACTGTCATATGCTGATTGCTGTAACGGAGCTGAGAACAAAAGAAGAAATTGACGCACTCATTCAGGAATTGGGGGATCGCCATGAGTAA
- the gcvT gene encoding glycine cleavage system aminomethyltransferase GcvT — protein MPKRTPLFELYKEYGGKTIDFGGWELPVQFSSIKKEHEAVRTAAGLFDVSHMGEIEVSGNDSLSFLQRLMTNDVSALTPGRALYTAMCYPDGGTVDDLLVYQKEENCYLLVINASNIDKDLAWMKEHAAGDVQIDNQSEHIALLAVQGPKAEAILKKLTDSDVSALKPFAFIDEADISGCKALISRTGYTGEDGFEIYCRAHDAVYLWKQILDAGEAHGLIPCGLGARDTLRFEAKLPLYGQELTRDITPIEAGIGFAVKHKKESDFFGKSVLSEQKENGAKRKLVGLEMIEKGIPRHGYEVFQNGKSVGKVTTGTQSPTLGKNVGLALVAAQASEIGTVVEVEIRKKLVKAKVVKTPFYKR, from the coding sequence ATGCCGAAAAGAACGCCGTTATTTGAGCTGTATAAGGAATATGGGGGGAAAACAATTGATTTCGGGGGCTGGGAGCTTCCTGTTCAATTTTCTTCAATAAAAAAGGAACACGAGGCTGTCCGAACTGCGGCCGGGCTGTTTGACGTATCCCATATGGGAGAAATCGAAGTGTCAGGAAACGACAGTCTGTCTTTTTTGCAAAGGCTGATGACAAATGATGTTTCCGCGTTAACGCCAGGCCGTGCGCTATATACGGCGATGTGTTATCCGGATGGCGGAACCGTCGATGATTTGCTTGTCTATCAAAAAGAAGAGAACTGTTATCTGCTTGTCATTAATGCTTCTAATATAGATAAAGACCTGGCTTGGATGAAAGAACATGCCGCAGGTGATGTGCAGATTGACAATCAGTCAGAACACATCGCACTCTTGGCAGTACAAGGGCCGAAAGCAGAAGCGATTTTAAAAAAACTGACAGATTCAGATGTGTCTGCTTTAAAACCCTTTGCATTTATAGATGAAGCTGATATCAGCGGCTGCAAAGCACTCATTTCGCGCACCGGCTATACGGGTGAGGATGGATTTGAAATTTACTGCCGTGCCCACGATGCAGTGTATTTGTGGAAACAAATCCTTGATGCGGGTGAGGCACACGGACTGATTCCATGCGGACTCGGCGCACGTGATACACTCCGGTTTGAAGCGAAGCTCCCGCTTTATGGCCAGGAGCTGACCCGGGATATTACACCGATTGAAGCAGGCATCGGCTTTGCTGTAAAGCACAAAAAGGAGTCTGACTTTTTTGGTAAATCAGTATTGAGTGAACAAAAAGAAAACGGAGCGAAGCGAAAGCTTGTCGGTCTCGAAATGATTGAAAAAGGGATACCGCGGCACGGATATGAAGTGTTCCAAAATGGCAAGTCCGTCGGAAAGGTAACAACCGGCACACAGTCACCGACATTAGGGAAAAATGTCGGCCTTGCCCTGGTTGCTGCACAAGCGAGTGAAATCGGGACAGTTGTAGAGGTGGAGATTCGTAAAAAATTAGTGAAAGCAAAGGTTGTCAAAACACCATTTTATAAACGCTAA
- a CDS encoding DEAD/DEAH box helicase: protein MNAEMIYDAKWPEEFAERLKNDGPWANWELYKLSAEIQKTLAIPEFEGLRAPLYLPSFTPLPHQLEVAQKVVEKMNGKAILADEVGLGKTVEAGLILKEYMIRGLAKKILILVPASLVSQWVKELQEKFLIPAVEQKKSYVWEQCDIVVSSIDTAKRSPHREIVLSIPYDLVIIDEAHKLKNSKTKNYEFVRNLVKKYCLLLTATPIQNRIEEIFNLVSLLKPGHLGSQNHFQEEFAKKKSSLEAHEHLKDLVNKVMIRNRRHDTGLNWKQRHVETVPIEFSPSEQALYDEISSLKEGINKPASMFSIMTLQRECCSSREAVYMTLKKMLDQKEKQAPAIDEHTISVLIDRINQVTQNSKALQVVDLIKKIDDKVIIFTEYRATQIYLQWFLQQNGISSVPFRGGFKRGKKDWMKDLFRGKIQVLIATEAGGEGINLQFCNHMINYDLPWNPMRLEQRIGRIHRLGQERDVHIYNMATKHTVEEHILKLLYEKIHLFEKVVGELDDILTKIQVNNFEEHLHDILYHSATEEEMKIKMDNLASFLSYKKQQPAEKRGS from the coding sequence ATGAACGCAGAAATGATCTACGATGCAAAATGGCCTGAAGAATTCGCTGAAAGACTGAAAAACGATGGCCCGTGGGCGAACTGGGAACTGTACAAGCTCTCTGCAGAAATCCAGAAAACATTAGCCATTCCTGAATTTGAAGGCTTACGGGCCCCTTTATATCTGCCTTCCTTTACGCCGCTCCCCCATCAGCTTGAGGTGGCGCAAAAGGTGGTTGAAAAAATGAATGGGAAAGCGATATTAGCAGATGAGGTGGGTCTCGGGAAAACGGTTGAAGCCGGTCTGATTCTAAAAGAATATATGATCCGCGGCTTAGCCAAAAAAATATTGATTCTTGTGCCCGCTTCCCTTGTCTCACAGTGGGTCAAAGAGCTTCAGGAAAAATTTTTGATCCCGGCTGTTGAACAAAAGAAAAGCTACGTGTGGGAGCAATGTGATATTGTCGTCTCATCAATCGACACCGCGAAGCGCTCGCCCCACCGTGAAATCGTCCTGTCAATCCCATATGATCTCGTCATTATTGATGAGGCGCACAAATTGAAAAATAGCAAAACGAAGAACTATGAATTTGTCCGGAATCTCGTAAAAAAATATTGCCTGCTTCTTACCGCGACGCCAATTCAAAACCGCATCGAAGAGATTTTCAATTTGGTGTCCTTATTAAAGCCGGGCCATTTAGGCAGTCAAAATCATTTTCAGGAAGAGTTCGCCAAAAAGAAATCCAGTTTAGAAGCGCATGAGCATTTAAAAGATCTTGTGAATAAAGTGATGATCCGCAACAGGCGGCATGACACCGGTCTGAATTGGAAACAGCGGCATGTTGAAACAGTGCCGATTGAATTTTCTCCATCAGAGCAGGCGCTTTACGATGAAATTTCAAGCCTGAAGGAAGGCATCAATAAGCCGGCCAGCATGTTCTCGATTATGACCTTGCAAAGAGAATGCTGTTCAAGCAGAGAAGCGGTGTATATGACACTGAAAAAAATGCTTGATCAAAAAGAGAAACAAGCACCCGCCATCGATGAGCACACCATTTCGGTTTTAATAGATCGCATCAATCAAGTGACACAAAACTCTAAAGCGCTGCAGGTCGTTGATCTGATCAAAAAGATAGACGATAAGGTCATCATTTTTACAGAATACCGGGCAACCCAGATTTATCTGCAATGGTTTCTTCAGCAGAACGGCATCAGTTCTGTGCCGTTCAGAGGCGGATTTAAACGCGGGAAAAAAGACTGGATGAAAGATCTTTTCCGCGGGAAAATTCAAGTCCTGATTGCAACTGAAGCAGGCGGCGAAGGGATCAACCTGCAATTTTGCAATCACATGATCAACTATGACCTGCCATGGAATCCGATGCGTCTTGAGCAGAGAATCGGAAGAATTCACAGGCTCGGGCAGGAGCGTGACGTGCACATTTACAACATGGCGACAAAACATACGGTGGAAGAGCATATTTTAAAGCTTTTATATGAAAAAATTCATTTGTTTGAAAAAGTGGTCGGCGAACTTGATGATATTTTAACGAAAATTCAAGTGAACAACTTTGAAGAGCACCTGCACGATATTTTGTACCATTCCGCAACAGAAGAAGAAATGAAAATAAAAATGGATAACTTAGCGTCATTTTTGTCTTATAAAAAACAGCAGCCTGCTGAAAAAAGAGGATCTTAG
- a CDS encoding YqhG family protein, with protein MRQQEVHEFLLRFFQANSCQIVDQGSGYMTVQLTVEMDKQIMNRPFYWHWREKTGGDPNPMKITFITDKETAPKDLDGEFIYFGAPRLFQIFKAVKQNGRFTRMYEKIKSAGAKVPLQPWLGINVTISYQSDMKKDKLLSLGLHLVSGTIIEDFHTKLTQLSLTSQICDYCFTISPMIKPESGLKRMENYIAKSAMQEPPDWAEQAVNRWKNDMTLLDKFYEHIEDKPEEYHLEKQALKALYQPKISVGIENGGLFYLQNNMSI; from the coding sequence GTGAGACAGCAAGAGGTTCACGAATTTCTGCTGCGTTTTTTTCAAGCAAACAGCTGCCAAATCGTTGATCAAGGTTCAGGCTATATGACAGTACAGCTTACAGTTGAAATGGACAAACAGATCATGAACCGCCCTTTCTACTGGCACTGGCGCGAGAAGACTGGCGGCGACCCGAATCCGATGAAAATCACTTTTATTACAGACAAAGAAACTGCTCCAAAAGACCTAGACGGCGAATTTATTTATTTTGGAGCGCCCCGTCTCTTTCAAATATTTAAAGCAGTTAAACAAAATGGGAGATTTACCAGAATGTATGAGAAAATTAAATCAGCCGGAGCCAAAGTCCCACTTCAGCCTTGGCTTGGTATAAATGTCACGATTTCATACCAGTCCGACATGAAAAAGGATAAGCTATTGTCACTAGGTCTTCACCTAGTCTCTGGAACTATAATTGAAGATTTTCACACCAAGCTGACACAGCTTTCGCTGACGTCTCAAATATGTGACTATTGCTTCACCATATCGCCTATGATTAAACCAGAAAGCGGCCTTAAACGGATGGAAAACTATATTGCAAAATCCGCCATGCAGGAGCCGCCAGACTGGGCAGAACAGGCGGTAAACAGGTGGAAAAACGATATGACATTGCTTGACAAGTTTTATGAGCATATAGAAGATAAACCAGAAGAGTATCATCTAGAAAAACAGGCGCTGAAAGCCTTGTATCAACCAAAGATATCAGTTGGAATTGAAAATGGCGGATTATTTTATCTGCAAAATAATATGTCAATCTAA
- the sinI gene encoding anti-repressor SinI, which translates to MKNAKQEHFELDQEWVELMMKAKEANISPEEIRKYLLLNKKSAHPGPATRSHTVNPF; encoded by the coding sequence ATGAAAAATGCAAAACAAGAGCACTTCGAATTAGATCAAGAATGGGTTGAATTAATGATGAAAGCCAAAGAGGCGAATATCAGCCCTGAAGAAATACGAAAATATTTACTTTTAAACAAAAAGTCTGCTCATCCTGGTCCGGCAACCAGAAGTCATACCGTAAATCCTTTCTGA
- the sinR gene encoding transcriptional regulator SinR, with amino-acid sequence MIGQRIKQYRKEKGYSLSELAEKAGVAKSYLSSIERNLQTNPSIQFLEKVSAVLDVSVHTLLDEKHETEYDGQLDSEWEKLVRDAMTSGVSKKQFREFLDYQKWRKSQKEE; translated from the coding sequence TTGATTGGCCAGCGTATTAAACAATACCGTAAAGAAAAAGGCTACTCACTATCAGAACTAGCTGAAAAAGCTGGGGTAGCGAAGTCTTATTTAAGCTCAATAGAACGAAATCTACAAACGAACCCCTCCATTCAATTTCTCGAAAAAGTCTCCGCTGTTCTGGACGTCTCGGTTCATACTTTGCTCGATGAGAAACATGAAACCGAATACGATGGTCAATTAGATAGTGAATGGGAGAAATTGGTTCGCGATGCGATGACATCCGGGGTATCGAAAAAACAATTTCGTGAATTTTTAGATTATCAAAAATGGAGAAAATCCCAAAAAGAGGAGTAG
- the tasA gene encoding biofilm matrix protein TasA yields MGMKKKLSLGVASAALGLALVGGGTWAAFNDIKSTDATFASGTLDLSAKENSASVNLSNLKPGDKLTKDFQFENNGSLAIKEVLMALNYGEFKANGGSNTSAEDFLSQFEVTLLTVGKEGGNGYPKNIILDDANLKDLYLMSAKNDTAAAEKIKKQIDPKFLHASGKVNVATIDGKTAPEYDGVPKTPTDFDKVQMEIQFKDDKTKDENGLMVQNKYQGNAIQLQFAFEATQWNGLTIKKEHTDKDGYIKENEKAHSEDKN; encoded by the coding sequence ATGGGTATGAAAAAGAAATTAAGTTTAGGAGTTGCTTCTGCGGCACTAGGATTGGCTTTAGTTGGAGGAGGAACGTGGGCAGCCTTTAACGACATTAAATCAACGGATGCTACTTTTGCATCAGGTACGCTTGATTTATCTGCTAAAGAAAATTCAGCGAGTGTTAACCTGTCAAATCTGAAGCCGGGAGACAAATTGACGAAAGACTTCCAATTTGAAAATAACGGCTCACTTGCGATCAAAGAGGTTTTAATGGCACTGAATTACGGTGAATTTAAAGCAAACGGCGGCAGCAATACATCTGCAGAAGACTTTCTCAGCCAGTTTGAAGTGACCTTATTGACAGTTGGAAAAGAGGGCGGTAATGGATATCCGAAAAATATTATTTTAGATGATGCCAATCTCAAGGACTTGTATTTGATGTCCGCTAAGAATGATACAGCGGCCGCTGAAAAAATCAAGAAACAAATTGACCCTAAATTCTTACATGCAAGCGGTAAAGTTAATGTAGCAACAATTGACGGTAAAACAGCTCCTGAATATGATGGTGTGCCAAAAACACCAACTGATTTCGACAAGGTTCAAATGGAAATCCAATTCAAAGATGATAAAACTAAAGATGAAAACGGACTTATGGTTCAAAACAAATACCAAGGCAACGCCATCCAGCTTCAGTTCGCGTTTGAAGCGACACAATGGAATGGTTTGACAATCAAAAAGGAACATACTGATAAAGACGGTTACATTAAAGAAAATGAAAAGGCGCATAGTGAGGATAAAAATTAA
- the sipW gene encoding signal peptidase I SipW, producing the protein MKLISNILYVIIFTLIIVLTLVVISTRSSGGEPAVFGYTLKSVLSGSMEPEFNTGSLILVKEITDVKELQKGDVITFMQDANTAVTHRIVDVTKQGDHLLFKTKGDNNAAADSALVSDENVRAQYTGFQLPYAGYMLHFASQPIGTAVLLIVPGVMLLVYAFVTITSAIREIERKTKALETDTKDSTMST; encoded by the coding sequence ATGAAGCTGATCAGTAATATTCTCTACGTGATCATCTTTACTCTCATTATTGTGCTGACACTAGTCGTGATTTCAACACGTTCATCCGGGGGCGAGCCGGCAGTATTTGGATACACGCTGAAATCAGTTCTGTCAGGTTCGATGGAGCCGGAGTTTAATACAGGTTCCTTAATATTGGTCAAAGAAATCACTGATGTGAAAGAGCTCCAAAAAGGTGACGTCATTACATTTATGCAGGATGCAAATACGGCGGTCACACACAGGATTGTTGACGTGACGAAGCAAGGAGACCATTTGTTATTTAAAACAAAAGGGGACAATAACGCGGCAGCTGATTCAGCGCTCGTATCAGACGAAAATGTCCGCGCGCAATATACAGGTTTTCAGCTTCCATATGCCGGCTACATGCTTCATTTTGCCAGTCAGCCGATCGGAACTGCTGTTTTACTGATAGTCCCCGGCGTGATGCTGCTTGTGTACGCTTTTGTGACGATCACAAGCGCGATTAGAGAAATTGAAAGAAAGACAAAAGCCTTAGAAACAGATACAAAGGACAGCACAATGTCTACTTAA
- the tapA gene encoding amyloid fiber anchoring/assembly protein TapA produces the protein MFRLFRNQQQAKTKLKVLLIFQLSVIFSLTAAISLQIYGDTSAAFHDIETFDVSLKTCTDFQHTDKNCHYDKRWDQSDLRLSDQTDTKGTVCSPVALFAELKNTGEKLKKSKWKWELHKLKNARKPLKDGNVIEKGFVSNQIGDSLYKIETKKKMKTGIYAFKVYKPAGYPADGRTFEWSEPMTLAKCDEKPTIPKKEAKAAVKKERKTPQKDIQEKSNKENTSQEAVTEEKETQSVQKESGEEDEKSNEADQ, from the coding sequence ATGTTTCGATTGTTCCGCAATCAGCAACAGGCGAAGACGAAACTGAAAGTTTTGCTTATTTTTCAGCTTTCAGTCATTTTCAGTCTGACTGCCGCGATCAGCTTACAAATTTACGGTGATACAAGCGCTGCTTTTCATGATATTGAAACTTTTGATGTCTCGTTAAAAACGTGTACGGACTTTCAGCATACAGATAAAAACTGCCATTATGATAAACGCTGGGATCAAAGTGATTTGCGCTTATCAGATCAAACGGATACGAAAGGCACTGTATGCTCACCTGTCGCTTTATTTGCTGAGCTCAAAAATACAGGCGAGAAACTTAAAAAATCAAAGTGGAAGTGGGAGCTTCATAAGCTGAAAAATGCCCGCAAACCATTAAAGGATGGGAATGTGATCGAAAAAGGATTTGTTTCCAATCAAATCGGCGATTCACTTTATAAAATTGAGACGAAGAAAAAAATGAAAACCGGCATTTATGCATTTAAAGTATATAAACCGGCCGGCTATCCGGCAGACGGGCGTACTTTTGAGTGGTCGGAGCCTATGACGCTAGCAAAGTGTGATGAAAAACCGACAATCCCGAAAAAAGAAGCGAAGGCGGCCGTTAAAAAGGAGAGGAAAACACCTCAAAAGGATATACAAGAAAAATCAAATAAAGAGAATACATCTCAAGAAGCAGTAACAGAAGAAAAAGAAACTCAATCAGTTCAGAAGGAAAGCGGGGAAGAGGATGAAAAAAGCAATGAAGCTGATCAGTAA
- a CDS encoding YqzG/YhdC family protein gives MMIKQCMICLSLLVFGTAAAHAEEAPLVTARHMSKWEELAVKEAKKRYPLAQVLFKQKVWDRKRKDEAVKQYHLTLREGSKEFGVFVTISFDPYSQKVNKIAILEEYQ, from the coding sequence ATGATGATCAAACAATGTATGATTTGTCTTTCTCTTCTCGTTTTCGGCACCGCTGCCGCTCACGCAGAAGAAGCACCGCTTGTGACCGCCCGCCACATGTCCAAATGGGAAGAGCTTGCTGTAAAAGAAGCAAAAAAAAGGTACCCGCTCGCACAGGTACTGTTCAAACAAAAAGTATGGGACCGCAAAAGAAAAGATGAAGCCGTGAAGCAATATCATTTAACCCTGAGAGAAGGATCAAAGGAATTTGGCGTATTTGTGACAATTTCATTCGATCCCTATAGCCAAAAGGTCAATAAAATTGCCATATTAGAAGAATATCAATAA
- a CDS encoding YqzE family protein produces the protein MKTNDYVKYMTQQFVKYIDTPRDERKERKEVRKETKTPASQHWFGILPYGFRLWMKRKK, from the coding sequence GTGAAAACGAATGATTATGTCAAATATATGACTCAGCAATTTGTCAAATATATAGATACTCCGAGAGATGAGCGAAAAGAACGAAAAGAGGTTCGGAAAGAAACAAAAACACCCGCTTCACAGCATTGGTTCGGTATTTTACCCTATGGTTTCAGGCTGTGGATGAAGCGGAAAAAATAA
- the comGG gene encoding competence type IV pilus minor pilin ComGG has translation MYRTKGFIYPAVLFVSALVLLIVNFTAAQYVSRCLFEKETKEFYTGENLLQNGALLSIRHVLEQRKGQKGSQQFAYGQVSYRIHDTSIKEQKEISLQARTESGIERTAQVVFDQKQKKLLSWTE, from the coding sequence ATGTACCGCACGAAAGGGTTTATTTATCCAGCTGTTCTTTTTGTGTCCGCGCTTGTGCTGCTGATTGTGAATTTTACTGCTGCTCAATATGTTTCACGCTGCTTGTTTGAAAAGGAAACAAAAGAGTTTTACACAGGTGAGAATTTGCTTCAAAATGGCGCGCTTCTGTCTATTCGGCATGTTCTTGAGCAGAGGAAAGGACAAAAGGGTTCACAGCAGTTTGCATATGGGCAGGTTTCTTATCGCATTCACGATACGTCGATAAAAGAGCAAAAAGAAATCAGCTTACAAGCAAGGACGGAGTCTGGAATAGAAAGAACTGCACAGGTCGTGTTTGATCAAAAACAGAAAAAACTGCTGAGCTGGACAGAATAA